In the genome of Thunnus maccoyii chromosome 15, fThuMac1.1, whole genome shotgun sequence, one region contains:
- the LOC121912999 gene encoding uncharacterized protein LOC121912999: MGLLHRIVIRGRLSYHRACLSKTASRSKQCFISKNTWALFHGVLFGLLLVLTAVLPACVCLARAINTDGKQLRDRVIELWTNAGSSVDAPTVSFHHNLLGYFAIYSSVLWHRRAHVPEQITDPVDRSSATPFRRIAGLLFMPILLSGDVQLNPGPVTPGVLRNFDADLCSCMLMMNKQHLSEPGFSLNRLNFVYTRHDVSMNNFSLPGCGNLDRSSVSLTKPAADTTVCRNPAVRTQRLFKTFQTVNHAKVLWDLKLKPRGLFGGHFNIRRITAKSNQPTHLVSDSNLDFLCLTETWLKQTTPASVFTAP, from the coding sequence ATGGGATTGCTACATAGGATTGTCATCCGAGGTCGTTTATCGTACCACAGAGCATGTCTGTCTAAAACTGCGTCAAGGtcaaagcagtgtttcatcagcaaaaacacctgGGCTCTGTTTCATGGAGTGCTTTTTGGACTACTGTTGGTACTCACTGCTGTATTACCTGCATGTGTCTGTCTGGCCAGAGCAATcaacactgatggaaaacaactgagagacagagtgatTGAGCTTTGGACAAATGCTGGCTCATCAGTTGATGCTcctacagtgagttttcatcataactTACTTGGATATTTTGCGAtctattcctctgtcctgtgGCACAGACGAGCCCATGTACCAGAGCAAATCACCGATCCAGTGGACCGGTCATCTGCCACCCCATTTCGGAGAatagcaggtctcctcttcatgcCAATTCTGCTCTCTGgagatgttcagctaaatccTGGACCAGTGACCCCTGGAGTGCTGCGGAACTTCGATGCTGATTTGTGCTCATGTATGTTGATGATGAATAAGCAGCATCTTTCTGAGCCGGGCTTCTCccttaacagactaaactttgtttACACAAGGCATGATGTCTCAATGAATAACTTTTCGCTACCGGGCTGTGGAAACCTTGataggtccagtgtctctctcacaaaacctgctgctgacaccactgtgtgtcgaaaccctgcagtgaggacgcagaggttattcaaaaccttccaaactgtcaatcacgCAAAAGTCTTATGGGACCTGAAGCTGAAACCGAGGGGGCTATTcggtggacattttaacatcagaagaattactgcaaagagcaatcagccaactcatcttgtgtctgactcaaatctggactttctctgtctgactgaaacatggttaaaacaaacaactcctgcaaGTGTGTTCACTGCGCCCTga